A window from Kovacikia minuta CCNUW1 encodes these proteins:
- a CDS encoding PAS domain S-box protein has product MILDSNDLQAIRECCQDDAAFERVQAILTARLAALDNQTGAAPALSDRASAELALQESEARYRLLYNNTPVMLHSIDAQGCLLSVSDYWLSSLGYERSEVLGRKSVEFMTADSRHYAETVVLPEYFKTGICRDISYQFVKKTGEVIDVLLSAIAEKDAEGNIIRSLAVLTDVTERRRTEERLLQTEAQYRSIFESVSDGLVINDPDTGVVVEANPAFCRMHGYTREEFIGLSPKNFITPESHPLFEEYFATIKSGGIFRGRAVDMRRDGTPLHVEVMGTSFHFLGKPHLLAVVRDISEQVQAEKANERERRLFAAGPVVVFRWMNGENWPVEYVSANVTQFGYQPEDFTSGRLLYGSIIHPDDLARVAAEMEQGIRTGLTAVEQDYRIIRADGEVRWIYDLCGIVQNEQGEVTHYEGYVLDITDRKQTEQGLLESQEQFSKAFRSSPAALAFTTLQEIHTARLLDINDSFLRITGYQREEVIGQTILDLNIWVDVSAREEMFQMLQTSGSVRNLEMKFRRKSGETGVALLSGEIIQLRGQPCLLTVTIDITDRKQAQEALEQSEARNRAFLHAIPDMMLRIHRDGTYLDCKAENVSSFAIPPSEMIGKKVYDVLPEAVAQARMEHVERALQTGMPQIYEYQLMNRDEIRDYEARIVVSGKDEVLSIIRDITERKRTEAQLRANAERDRLLGQIALRIRRSLNLDQILTTTVEEVRQFLKADRVFIGQIDLNWQGKIVAESTAPEWASILAWITNDLYMREIRALFAQGQVRAIDDTSGAEVSPLLAEYYAQCQVRASLGVPILLDDQFLAVLVAQQCSETRHWSPFEIELMSQLSTQIAIAIQQAELYQQVQALNTGLEQQVQERTAQLQQSMAELQQLSQVKDDFLHAVSHDLRTPVMGMLMVLKNLQNKAGDTATLSRLVLERMVQSSERQIAMINSLLEAHSTEVQGVDLHCESVNIGELVWMIVDDLEALVAENQATLTNQVPLNLPLINADPALIRRVFENLLTNALKHNPPGLQIQLKAAIEEEMLRCSIQDNGVGMTQQECESLFERYAQSFRTRRSPGIGLGLYLCRQIVIAHGGQIGAISAPGEGATFWFTLPLGA; this is encoded by the coding sequence ATGATTCTGGACTCTAATGATTTACAAGCGATACGGGAGTGCTGCCAGGATGATGCGGCGTTTGAACGGGTGCAAGCAATCCTGACGGCACGGTTGGCGGCTTTGGATAATCAAACAGGGGCGGCTCCAGCACTGAGCGATCGCGCCTCAGCGGAGCTTGCTTTGCAGGAGAGCGAGGCCCGGTATCGATTGCTTTATAACAACACTCCGGTGATGCTGCACTCGATCGATGCCCAGGGATGCCTGCTCAGTGTCAGCGATTATTGGTTGTCTTCTTTGGGCTACGAGCGAAGTGAGGTGCTGGGGCGGAAGTCGGTGGAATTTATGACCGCAGACTCCCGTCACTATGCTGAAACAGTGGTGCTGCCCGAATACTTCAAAACTGGAATTTGCCGGGATATTTCCTATCAATTTGTCAAAAAAACGGGCGAGGTGATTGATGTTCTGCTGTCTGCGATCGCTGAAAAAGACGCAGAGGGTAATATCATTCGCTCTCTGGCAGTGCTCACCGATGTCACGGAGCGACGGCGCACGGAAGAGCGGTTGCTCCAGACTGAAGCCCAGTATCGCAGCATCTTTGAGTCTGTCAGTGATGGATTGGTGATCAATGATCCAGATACCGGCGTGGTGGTGGAAGCCAACCCTGCGTTTTGTCGGATGCATGGCTATACGCGGGAGGAGTTTATTGGTCTATCGCCCAAAAACTTCATTACGCCAGAAAGCCACCCCCTGTTCGAGGAATATTTTGCCACGATTAAATCGGGAGGAATATTTCGCGGTCGAGCGGTTGATATGCGTCGAGATGGGACTCCGCTGCACGTTGAGGTGATGGGCACCAGTTTCCATTTTCTGGGCAAGCCCCATTTGTTAGCGGTAGTCCGGGACATTAGTGAACAGGTTCAAGCAGAAAAGGCAAATGAACGTGAGCGCCGTCTGTTTGCTGCGGGACCTGTGGTTGTCTTCCGGTGGATGAATGGGGAAAATTGGCCGGTTGAATACGTCTCAGCCAACGTTACCCAATTTGGCTATCAACCAGAGGACTTTACCAGCGGTCGCTTACTCTATGGCAGCATCATTCATCCAGATGATCTTGCCAGAGTCGCTGCGGAAATGGAGCAAGGCATCCGAACTGGGCTAACCGCCGTCGAACAGGACTATCGCATTATCCGGGCAGATGGGGAAGTTCGTTGGATCTATGACCTCTGTGGCATTGTCCAAAATGAACAGGGGGAAGTGACCCATTACGAAGGGTATGTGTTGGACATTACCGATCGCAAGCAAACAGAACAAGGGCTACTTGAATCCCAGGAGCAATTCTCCAAAGCCTTTCGCTCCAGTCCGGCAGCCCTGGCGTTCACTACTCTGCAAGAAATTCATACTGCCCGTTTGCTGGACATCAATGACAGCTTTTTGCGGATCACCGGTTATCAGCGGGAAGAGGTGATTGGGCAGACCATCCTGGACTTGAATATCTGGGTCGATGTATCAGCCCGTGAGGAAATGTTTCAAATGCTGCAAACTTCTGGCTCGGTGCGCAACTTGGAGATGAAGTTTCGCCGCAAATCGGGTGAGACTGGGGTGGCATTACTTTCGGGCGAAATCATTCAGTTAAGGGGGCAACCCTGTTTGTTGACTGTAACCATCGATATCACCGATCGCAAGCAAGCCCAGGAAGCCCTCGAACAAAGCGAAGCGCGTAACCGAGCGTTTTTGCATGCGATTCCAGATATGATGCTGCGGATTCACAGGGATGGCACCTACCTGGATTGCAAAGCCGAAAATGTCAGCAGTTTTGCCATTCCACCCTCCGAAATGATTGGCAAAAAGGTTTATGACGTTTTGCCTGAAGCGGTTGCCCAGGCACGTATGGAACATGTGGAAAGAGCTTTACAAACAGGAATGCCCCAGATTTATGAGTATCAACTGATGAACCGGGATGAAATCCGCGACTATGAAGCCCGTATTGTCGTGAGTGGCAAGGATGAGGTGTTGTCTATTATTCGGGATATTACCGAACGCAAACGCACGGAAGCCCAGTTACGGGCTAACGCGGAACGAGATCGCCTGCTCGGTCAGATTGCCCTTCGCATCCGGCGATCGCTGAATTTGGATCAAATCCTGACAACAACCGTCGAAGAAGTCCGTCAGTTTCTGAAGGCAGACCGCGTATTTATTGGGCAAATTGACCTCAACTGGCAGGGGAAGATTGTTGCTGAATCTACCGCACCAGAGTGGGCGTCAATCCTTGCCTGGATTACCAATGACCTGTACATGCGGGAAATTCGGGCGCTGTTTGCCCAGGGGCAGGTGCGGGCGATTGACGACACCTCTGGCGCAGAAGTGTCGCCCCTGCTGGCAGAATACTACGCCCAATGCCAGGTGAGAGCCAGCCTGGGTGTACCGATTCTCCTGGATGATCAATTTTTAGCAGTTCTGGTTGCCCAGCAATGTTCTGAAACGCGCCATTGGTCGCCGTTCGAGATTGAATTGATGTCTCAGTTATCGACCCAAATTGCGATCGCGATTCAGCAGGCGGAATTGTACCAGCAGGTGCAAGCCCTCAACACCGGACTGGAACAGCAGGTGCAAGAGCGGACTGCCCAACTGCAACAAAGTATGGCTGAACTGCAACAGTTGAGCCAGGTGAAAGATGATTTTCTGCATGCTGTTTCCCATGACCTCCGGACCCCCGTGATGGGGATGTTGATGGTGCTGAAGAATTTACAGAACAAGGCGGGAGACACCGCGACCCTCTCCCGGTTAGTCCTGGAGCGAATGGTGCAAAGTTCTGAACGGCAAATTGCCATGATTAACTCCCTCCTGGAAGCCCACTCAACTGAGGTTCAGGGAGTTGATCTGCATTGTGAATCGGTCAATATTGGGGAACTGGTCTGGATGATCGTAGATGATTTGGAAGCGCTGGTTGCAGAAAACCAGGCAACTTTAACCAACCAGGTGCCCCTCAACCTGCCCCTGATTAATGCCGACCCTGCCCTGATCCGGCGGGTTTTCGAGAACCTCCTGACCAATGCCCTCAAACACAATCCTCCCGGTCTCCAGATTCAACTCAAGGCTGCGATCGAAGAAGAAATGCTCCGATGCAGCATTCAGGACAATGGAGTTGGCATGACCCAACAGGAATGTGAATCCCTATTTGAACGCTACGCCCAGAGTTTTCGCACCCGCCGCTCCCCCGGCATTGGTCTGGGTTTATACCTCTGTCGCCAAATCGTCATCGCCCACGGTGGACAAATTGGTGCAATCAGCGCTCCTGGTGAAGGGGCGACGTTTTGGTTTACGTTACCCCTGGGAGCGTGA
- a CDS encoding alpha/beta fold hydrolase, whose translation MASSLPWRQRVGNQRDWVWRGWQTRYTYLRSTNPEGDTPLILLHGFGASIGHWRNNMPELAQQHTVYALDLLGFGASEKAVAAYDATFWAAQVYDFWKTFVNKPAVLVGNSNGSLVCLAVAALYPEMVKGIVLLNLPDSSVLDYAQWMQQAMKPLAFLARPLLKLAIGIFTFPLVFGPLFRLIRSPGFIKLWAKQAYTHPHTITEELLEILSVPAFDRGSVKALRAMVLSKRASKLDYAARTLLPKLEIPILLLWGKKDKMVPPKLAPLFVKYNPRLTLIEIDNAGHCLHDESPEEVNQLMLDWLAAKLEGGRERIKAQE comes from the coding sequence GTGGCAAGTTCTCTCCCTTGGCGGCAGCGGGTGGGCAATCAGCGGGATTGGGTCTGGCGGGGTTGGCAGACTCGTTATACCTACCTCCGATCAACCAATCCTGAAGGTGATACACCGCTCATTTTGCTGCATGGATTTGGAGCCTCGATCGGGCACTGGCGTAACAACATGCCGGAGTTGGCACAGCAGCATACCGTTTATGCCCTGGATCTGCTGGGGTTTGGCGCGTCAGAGAAAGCTGTGGCTGCCTATGATGCTACTTTTTGGGCAGCGCAGGTCTACGATTTTTGGAAAACCTTTGTTAACAAGCCTGCTGTACTGGTGGGCAACTCAAATGGTTCGCTGGTTTGTCTAGCGGTCGCCGCCCTCTATCCAGAAATGGTAAAAGGGATTGTGCTGTTGAATCTGCCCGACTCCTCGGTGCTGGACTATGCCCAGTGGATGCAGCAGGCAATGAAGCCCCTCGCTTTTCTGGCTCGCCCCCTGCTGAAGCTGGCGATCGGCATTTTCACCTTCCCCCTCGTATTTGGTCCCCTTTTCCGGCTAATTCGCAGCCCTGGTTTTATCAAGCTCTGGGCAAAACAGGCATACACCCATCCCCACACAATTACCGAAGAGTTGCTGGAAATTCTGTCCGTTCCTGCCTTCGATCGGGGTTCTGTTAAAGCTTTACGGGCAATGGTTCTGTCCAAAAGAGCTTCTAAACTTGACTACGCCGCCAGAACCCTTTTACCCAAACTGGAAATCCCCATCCTGCTGCTGTGGGGGAAAAAAGACAAAATGGTACCGCCCAAACTGGCTCCCTTGTTTGTCAAGTACAACCCCAGGTTGACCCTGATTGAAATTGACAACGCTGGACATTGCCTTCACGACGAATCCCCAGAGGAAGTGAATCAATTGATGTTGGACTGGCTAGCAGCGAAATTAGAAGGGGGGAGGGAAAGGATAAAGGCTCAAGAATAA
- a CDS encoding tetratricopeptide repeat protein produces the protein MIEFEVEQLLQQADAAQDAGDLTQAEAICRQIFQIDPTNVIAYKRLGGLLIRRNQMDEAIALYRQAITHNPDDPRPYIVLAEALIQQNKIGEGIALYHQALQLDPDNPNIRFLLKDAERKKENLKP, from the coding sequence ATGATCGAGTTTGAGGTTGAACAGTTACTTCAGCAAGCAGATGCAGCCCAGGATGCAGGAGACCTGACTCAGGCGGAAGCAATCTGCCGTCAGATTTTTCAAATCGACCCGACAAATGTGATTGCCTACAAACGCCTGGGCGGTTTGCTGATCCGACGGAACCAGATGGATGAAGCGATCGCCCTTTATCGGCAAGCGATTACCCATAATCCCGATGATCCCCGTCCCTATATCGTCCTGGCAGAAGCACTGATTCAGCAAAACAAAATTGGTGAAGGAATTGCCCTGTATCATCAAGCCCTCCAACTTGACCCCGACAATCCCAACATCCGTTTTCTGCTAAAAGATGCGGAGCGCAAGAAAGAGAACCTGAAACCATGA
- the mug gene encoding G/U mismatch-specific DNA glycosylase produces MSAFRKPTKEEIQAAVGRTVSDVIAPDLHILFCGINPSLYSAVVNHHFARPGNRFWKTLHAAGFTDRLLSPFEDNLLLQQGYGITNIVERATARADELATEELVTGQKQLAAKVRHYRPRYLAILGISAYRTAFHQPKAVIGQQQELFQGAVIWVLPNPSGLNANYQIDDLKRTYRELFVAAKPGEHV; encoded by the coding sequence GTGTCTGCTTTCCGCAAACCAACAAAAGAAGAAATTCAAGCTGCGGTCGGCAGGACGGTTTCAGATGTAATTGCGCCTGATTTACATATTTTGTTCTGTGGCATTAATCCTAGCCTTTACAGCGCAGTTGTGAATCATCATTTTGCACGTCCGGGCAATCGCTTTTGGAAAACGCTCCACGCAGCGGGTTTTACTGATCGCCTGCTCTCCCCGTTTGAAGACAACCTGCTGTTGCAACAGGGCTACGGCATTACCAACATTGTGGAGCGGGCAACAGCAAGGGCAGATGAATTGGCGACAGAAGAGTTAGTCACAGGTCAGAAACAATTAGCAGCGAAGGTTCGGCATTACCGCCCCCGCTACCTTGCCATTTTGGGAATCAGCGCCTATCGCACGGCATTTCATCAACCCAAAGCCGTGATCGGACAACAACAGGAATTATTTCAGGGGGCCGTTATTTGGGTTTTGCCCAATCCCAGTGGGTTAAATGCCAACTACCAAATAGATGATCTCAAACGAACCTATCGGGAATTGTTTGTTGCAGCCAAACCAGGTGAGCACGTTTGA
- a CDS encoding iron-containing redox enzyme family protein, with translation MTLSSSLDRLFLGTSKASSNFQFSNYREAEQQFTHLLETENLDSQIITQPELAGDFEAALSHALKFAYKEESEAADIDAAHLFLQRTLYRINRLNLFWYDDLQSYENERSIYLQWIRDRIESVWQAWELAQMDVAQLQQLDVNQALIERGEADLNPPITEHKRYLREQMTVEGYKHLLAIASLDGLVEASRMSRILGGASNEVQATLIRVLLEEYGNGRLNRKHSTFFAQMMAELGLRTEPEAYFDWVPWEVLACINHNFLLTECKRHFLRYNGGLTYFEIAGPSIYTDYMLAAERLNLSGTAMGYWELHIREDERHGAWMLQQVALPLVEQYPNDAWELLLGYDQEKWLGDRAGAAVVRAVKQAEQVS, from the coding sequence ATGACATTATCTTCGAGTCTCGATCGCTTATTTTTGGGGACGTCAAAAGCATCATCTAATTTTCAGTTCTCCAATTACAGGGAAGCAGAACAACAGTTCACTCACCTTTTGGAAACTGAAAATTTAGATTCTCAAATCATTACTCAACCAGAACTGGCAGGTGATTTTGAAGCGGCACTTTCTCATGCGTTGAAATTCGCTTATAAGGAAGAGTCTGAAGCAGCCGATATAGACGCGGCACACTTATTTTTGCAGCGCACTCTTTACCGCATCAATCGGCTCAATCTGTTCTGGTATGACGATTTGCAGTCCTATGAAAATGAACGATCGATTTATTTGCAGTGGATACGCGATCGCATTGAATCTGTCTGGCAGGCATGGGAACTGGCACAGATGGATGTCGCCCAGCTGCAACAACTGGATGTAAACCAAGCACTGATTGAACGGGGTGAAGCTGATCTAAATCCACCGATTACGGAGCATAAACGCTATTTGCGTGAGCAAATGACGGTCGAGGGGTACAAGCATTTATTAGCGATCGCATCCCTGGATGGCTTGGTAGAAGCCAGCCGTATGTCACGAATTTTGGGAGGTGCCAGCAATGAAGTGCAGGCAACGTTGATTCGTGTGTTGCTGGAGGAATATGGCAACGGGCGTTTGAACCGCAAACACTCTACCTTTTTTGCTCAGATGATGGCGGAATTGGGTTTAAGGACTGAACCAGAAGCCTACTTTGATTGGGTTCCCTGGGAAGTTCTGGCATGCATCAACCACAACTTTCTATTAACAGAATGTAAGCGTCACTTCCTGCGCTATAACGGCGGGTTGACGTACTTTGAAATTGCAGGTCCGTCCATTTACACGGACTACATGCTTGCCGCAGAGCGCTTAAATCTTTCAGGTACCGCAATGGGCTACTGGGAACTCCACATTCGGGAAGACGAGCGGCATGGCGCGTGGATGCTGCAACAGGTGGCATTGCCCCTGGTAGAGCAATACCCAAATGATGCCTGGGAACTTCTGTTGGGCTACGACCAGGAGAAGTGGCTTGGCGATCGGGCGGGGGCGGCTGTTGTTCGGGCTGTAAAACAGGCAGAGCAAGTTTCTTAG
- a CDS encoding class I SAM-dependent methyltransferase codes for MKEALLDLNSAIKSYSPNEVFFCPEESQFYAQCLEKMALNHCTPTDSVVEFGAGDGSPVISCLLKINFDATVSGYELNPSACEIAESRIEQYQLSSKYKIYNQCFFKNAPAEASYLIANPPYLPAPDEDLYMPSLHGGLDGATITKQLLSIGCKNVFLMISAYSNPVETVEYAIDQGYQIVDFMISPLKFGYYSREPKVKNTIADLRKNRKAFYSRNIYFLAGVLFRQKNDLDLDLSTEFLKVMTSL; via the coding sequence ATGAAAGAAGCACTTTTAGACTTAAATAGCGCCATTAAATCCTACTCCCCTAACGAAGTTTTCTTTTGCCCGGAGGAGTCCCAATTCTATGCTCAATGCCTGGAAAAAATGGCATTGAACCATTGCACTCCAACGGATTCTGTTGTTGAATTTGGTGCCGGGGATGGCAGCCCGGTGATTAGCTGTTTATTGAAAATTAACTTTGATGCGACTGTTTCTGGTTACGAACTCAATCCATCTGCCTGCGAAATTGCCGAATCCAGGATTGAACAATACCAGCTCAGTAGCAAATACAAAATTTACAATCAGTGTTTTTTCAAAAATGCTCCCGCTGAGGCCAGCTATCTAATTGCAAATCCTCCCTATCTTCCCGCACCCGATGAGGATCTTTACATGCCGTCTCTCCACGGAGGACTCGACGGGGCAACCATTACTAAGCAGCTGTTATCGATCGGTTGCAAGAATGTATTTTTAATGATTTCAGCTTATTCAAATCCCGTGGAAACCGTTGAATACGCGATCGATCAGGGTTATCAAATTGTAGATTTTATGATTTCTCCCCTGAAGTTTGGCTACTACAGCCGGGAACCGAAAGTCAAAAACACGATTGCCGATCTTCGAAAAAACCGCAAAGCTTTCTATTCTCGAAACATTTATTTCCTGGCTGGCGTTTTGTTTAGGCAAAAGAATGACCTGGATCTGGATCTTTCCACGGAATTCTTGAAGGTGATGACATCCCTGTAA